Proteins encoded together in one Triticum dicoccoides isolate Atlit2015 ecotype Zavitan chromosome 7B, WEW_v2.0, whole genome shotgun sequence window:
- the LOC119337110 gene encoding cell number regulator 13-like — translation MALVGQAAMVAQFAGVDAYGLIKMIADAAQTVRRNRATCLQLARRAKMIGDLLHQLHAAQLMQQPETRNPIEQLEETLRRALLLVRSCQGRGYLYRCFMGARHADELREVQGEITFYLQLFPLVSYVDTTLTWVRLLNKDAAPQPPSCKEAPVVRPYFVPDEWCLLVSYSGSIPWHCIHMVYILLFFLISINHPSAKFILACICRS, via the exons ATGGCTCTAGTTGGTCAGGCTGCCATGGTTGCGCAATTTGCAGGAGTGGACGCCTACGGGCTCATCAAGATGATCGCCGATGCGGCGCAGACGGTCCGGAGGAACAGAGCCACCTGCCTGCAGCTCGCGCGCCGCGCCAAGATGATCGGAGACCTGCTGCACCAGCTCCACGCCGCGCAGCTCATGCAGCAGCCGGAGACGAGGAACCCCATTGAGCAGCTCGAGGAGACGCTCCGGCGTGCGCTGCTGCTCGTCAGGTCCTGCCAGGGCCGCGGATACCTCTACCGGTGCTTCATGGGGGCGCGCCACGCCGACGAGCTCCGCGAGGTGCAGGGTGAGATCACGTTCTACCTCCAGCTTTTCCCTCTCGTCAGCTACGTCGACACCACCCTCACCTGGGTCAGACTCCTCAACAAAGATGCTGCTCCTCAACCTCCTTCATGCAAAGAG GCACCTGTGGTAAGACCATATTTTGTGCCGGATGAATGGTGCTTGCTAGTTTCTTATTCAGGAAGTATACCTTGGCACTGTATACACATGGTTTACATCCTTCTCTTCTTTTTAATATCTATTAACCACCCGTCGGCAAAATTTATCTTGGCATGTATCTGCAGGAGTTAA